A segment of the Arachis hypogaea cultivar Tifrunner chromosome 5, arahy.Tifrunner.gnm2.J5K5, whole genome shotgun sequence genome:
ATATGCTTGATCAAGGTTTTGTTAAGGAATTGGTGTTTTCATTTTGGCTGAACCGTAATCCAGAGGAAGAGAATGGGGGCGAACTTGTTTTTAGAGGTGTTGATCCCAATCACTACAAGGGAAAGTACACTTATCTGCCTGTGTCAAGAAAAAGATATTGGAAGGTTAATCATAAAATATagtcttttttcttaaaaattacaATGCATTTTTTATTTCCCTTTTACTaacttttatctttttgtttctttgcaAAAGTTTGATATGGGAGATATACTTATTGGAGACAAAAAAACTGGTATGTAAAGaccaaaaaaattagtataattctGCTAATTTTTCTTATGACATGATCATAAATGGTTCATGATTTCAGTTCTAATTTACTGATCTGATCACATTGCTATCCAGGAATTTGTGCTGATAGCTGTTCAGCTATTGCAGACTTAGGGACTTCTTTGTTGGCAGGTCCAACGGTATGAATGAAATAAGTACTCTAACCATGATTGCTAGTTTGTTCTTCAATTCCTTGAAGATTGATTTTGTATAAATATGTTATATTCTGAAGTGTTTTCCACAATGTTAGGCATCTGGATGCCAACAGCTCATATGATGTTCCACTCATAGCACATTTGCTGGATGGGAGATCCTATGGCTACTCAAACAATTATCCTGCCACATCCTCGCTGCAACTTGGATCTGTTTCAGGATCTTTGCCAGAAAGCTATCTTGGTGGAGCAGTGGCGAGCGGAGTTAACATGGTTGGAGGAGCCATAGCTAGCTCTGCTATACTAGTTTATACTATACTGGTTATCAGGAGTTTAATAAAAAGAGCTGTATATGGTATGGTTTGGGTGGGGTACTTTTCATGCTGTCATGTGCTTTGACTAAACTGCTAATAATGTTAAAACTATTTCACTGTTTCAGTGTGATCCAGTTCTGTGCGACAGCATTTGCCTACTATGATCAAGCAACTGCAGCACAGGAAATATTTGGCCACATCTTGGAGTCTCTGCGTGGAATTAAATATTTGTACAAGTGAGTAGAGCCAgattttttttcactttcctGTGTCCTTTTAAGGGCAAATGTGGAACCTTTTAATAGTTTGCAAATATATACCGCACAGTAGGATGGTCTACTTTTTTTCTTGTactataacaacaacaacaaagctttATCCTACTAGGTTTTTAATATTCACACACCTAAAATATATTGGATCAGTGTTCAGAGTAAATATTTGATTCAGTGTTTACCATTTAATGGCTACATTTTGTGTTGCATCAATAACTTATATGATATTCATATTAGGAATGTTATTTTCACTATTATTGTTGAAGAGTTAATATGAATATttacttctattattttttccTTTGTCTATACTTTGCTTATATATAACCTGACAAAATGGCCGCTACATAACAGGTACAACGTATTTCAGAT
Coding sequences within it:
- the LOC112802374 gene encoding aspartic proteinase A1-like; its protein translation is MCNRYNMLDQGFVKELVFSFWLNRNPEEENGGELVFRGVDPNHYKGKYTYLPVSRKRYWKFDMGDILIGDKKTGICADSCSAIADLGTSLLAGPTASGCQQLI